In Helianthus annuus cultivar XRQ/B chromosome 9, HanXRQr2.0-SUNRISE, whole genome shotgun sequence, the following are encoded in one genomic region:
- the LOC118481698 gene encoding uncharacterized protein LOC118481698, whose amino-acid sequence MSDHFSVEEFSSLTNDRAWYNIIFVKVEFIWHDVDGKRLVVIFLDQHRQKIVAFVPQNLIHKYNDASLMGGFFSLNHFQIENLNYLECPKYQNYVLVWSEKKIVINEYTKLSSLTLTIPRGASLYPLVPSIIELKHDRRPQMDIVDVVGRIIEGKRDRCCFELSLQDKTGHTIQLFLSALKPSDVIRSIRPVQQRSIIYVSRLKLVHLPDINILKSTELSTITYEPDMVEARDM is encoded by the exons ATGTCTGATCATTTTTCCGTTGAAGAATTTTCATCATTGACAAATGATAGAGCATGGTATAATATAATCTTTGTTAAGGTGGAGTTTATTTGGCATGACGTCGATGGAAAGAGATTAGTGGTTATATTTCTTGATCAACAC AGACAAAAAATTGTTGCGTTCGTCCCACAAAATTTGATACACAAATATAATGACGCGTCATTGATGGGTGGTTTTTTTTCGTTGAATCATTTCCAAATTGAGAATCTCAACTATCTTGAGTGCCCAAAGTACCAGAATTACGTGTTAGTTTGGTCCGAGAAGAAAATTGTCATCAACGAATATACAAAGCTTTCTTCACTTACGCTTACGATTCCAAGGGGTGCTTCTTTATATCCATTGGTCCCTTCCATTATAGAATTGAAGCATGACAGGAGACCTCAAATGGATATTGTTG ATGTGGTTGGGAGAATAATAGAAGGCAAACGTGATCGATGTTGTTTTGAACTTTCTCTTCAAGATAAGAC TGGTCACACAATACAATTGTTTTTGTCTGCCCTGAAGCCTTCCGATGTGATACGTTCCATTCGACCCGTGCAACAAAGGTCCATCATATATGTATCACGTCTCAAGTTGGTTCATCTACCAGATA TTAATATTTTGAAGTCTACGGAGTTGAGTACGATTACGTACGAACCGGATATGGTCGAGGCACGGGATATGTAA
- the LOC110875504 gene encoding F-box/kelch-repeat protein At3g17530, with protein MADLPTHTIVFEILTRLPAKDVGRSKSVCKQWYALLSTQDFVKIHCSRSVVSSNQRVLLIDDLTCSVRPIISNNNDYGPSSTVTFPFHHQNNDVSILSHLNGLLCVCLNDTYELLLWNPTTTAFKRLSTPDSHGFYINNLDAIGLYVDADDDYKVLHIKRRSGVLGVYVYSREVDSWRNIPFITRQEYLSPHFNWSAGTFCGGTLYFTVCECWIGGTNVVICFDVNSEQFKEISFPPVPSNGMVQGVLVNVKNVLHMFASTGMFEMTHDLWTLQGDYWIKVLSCPPIPPISLSLWCDITHYVTNGNWFVMTKLGKLFTIEMDMKPFECFYPVSWFRGFKGAVFVQTIVSPSI; from the coding sequence ATGGCTGACCTTCCTACTCATACAATCGTGTTTGAGATATTAACGAGGCTGCCAGCAAAGGATGTAGGTCGTTCTAAGAGTGTATGTAAGCAATGGTATGCGTTATTGTCAACACAAGATTTCGTAAAGATACATTGTTCTCGCTCAGTAGTTTCATCTAACCAGAGAGTTCTACTAATTGACGACCTAACGTGTTCTGTTCGTCCAATCATCTCTAATAACAATGACTATGGTCCAAGCTCAACAGTTACATTTCCATTCCATCACCAAAATAATGATGTCTCAATACTTTCACATTTGAACGGATTGTTGTGTGTTTGCTTGAATGATACATACGAGCTGcttctttggaatccaacaacTACTGCTTTCAAGCGTTTGTCAACCCCTGATTCTCATGGATTCTATATAAATAACCTTGATGCCATTGGTTTGTACGTTGACGCTGACGATGATTACAAGGTCTTGCATATAAAGCGTAGGAGTGGTGTACTTGGTGTCTATGTTTATTCTAGGGAAGTAGACTCTTGGAGAAATATTCCTTTCATAACAAGACAAGAGTACCTAAGCCCTCATTTCAATTGGTCAGCTGGCACATTTTGTGGTGGTACTCTATATTTCACTGTTTGCGAATGTTGGATTGGAGGTACGAATGTGGTGATTTGTTTTGATGTTAATTCGGAGCAGTTCAAGGAGATAAGCTTTCCACCCGTTCCTTCTAATGGAATGGTTCAAGGTGTTTTAGTTAATGTAAAAAATGTGCTTCACATGTTTGCTAGCACTGGCATGTTTGAGATGACGCATGACCTATGGACACTACAAGGGGATTACTGGATTAAGGTCTTATCATGTCCTCCGATCCCCCCGATATCATTGTCATTGTGGTGCGATATAACACATTATGTGACAAATGGTAATTGGTTTGTGATGACTAAATTAGGGAAGTTGTTTACAATTGAAATGGATATGAAGCCCTTCGAATGTTTTTATCCCGTTTCTTGGTTTCGAGGTTTTAAGGGTGCGGTGTTTGTGCAGACCATTGTTTCACCAAGTATTTAG